The sequence CGGGTTCTTCTTCACGAACCTCCACGGCTACTCGATGAACCACCTGATCGCGCGCCAGACGGGCGTTTACGGCCTCTACGCCTTCAACACGATCGGCGGCGAGATCCTCAACTCCGAGGCCTACTACGTCAACGACGGCGCGTTCTACATCGGCCAGACGCCGCCGCAGACCTCGCCCGTGCGGACGATGGTCCGCAACGTCAAGGGCTGGGGGAGCCCGCTCGGCTTCAGCGCGACGAACATGCGCTACGTGACGATCACGAAGTCGAAGTTCTTCAACAACGCCCTCGGGATCGCGCCCAACGCCCTCGACAGCGAGAAGTTCCCGCCCGCCGAGGACAACGTGATCATCGACAACGACATCTTCTGGAACAACTTCAACTTCCACGAGGGCACCCCGCCGTTCCCCAAGCGTGACTCGGGCGTGCCCGCGCTGGCGCCGGTCGGCACCGGGGTCATCCTGCTCGGCGGTCGCGGCAACCGGATCGAGAACAACCGGATCTTCGGCAACTACCTGGCGGGCGTCGTCGCCGTCGAGAGCATCCTGCTGGAGAAGGGCCCGGCCGAGGCCCGTGTCCTGCGCAACAACGTCATCTCCGGCAACCATTGGGGACTGAACGGCACGGACGTCAACGGCCGCGACGTCGTCTACGACGGCAGCGGCACCAACAACTGCTTCAGCGGCATGACGTCCACGTTCCCGGCCGACGGCTCGACGTTCGCGGGCTGCGGCGGCACCAACGCGTTCAGCGCCGACGTGCGCAACGCGATGCTCGCGTGGACCGGCCCGGGCGCCCTGAACGGCTGGGTCAAGCATCCGCATCCCCCGATGAGCGGCTACACGCCCCTCGAGGTCTTCAAGTGATCAAGCGCAGCATCGCCGCCGCGGTCGGCGTCGCGGTCCTGGCCGCGACGCCGGGCGTGGACGGCGCGACGAAGAAGACGATCACGCTCGGCGACAACTACTACTCGCCCAAACGCGTCACCGTGGCCAAGGGGACGACGGTGACGTGGCGCTGGCCGGGCTTCGAGGAGGCCGGGGACGTGCACGACGTCAAGCTCAAGAGCGGCCCCAAGGGCGTGAAGAAGTTCCACTCCGAAGGGGCGGCGACGGACTACGAGTTCAAGCGCAAGCTGACCGTTCCGGGCACCTACAAGATCGTCTGCACGCTGCACGAGGAGATGACGATGACGGTCAAGGTGCGAAAGTAGGCGCTCCTGCGCGGTTTTGACCGCGCTTACATCGGCAACCTTCTTCACAGTGACCCGCGGACTCACCGCTCGGCTTCTCTTGGTGGGAGGCATCGTCTTCCTCCTCTGCGCGGCGATGTTCGCGGTCGTCCTGTCACTGGTCAACGACGCGCGGGACGCCTCCGACAGCCTGCAGGTGTCCAATGAGCGCACGACGGCCGCCGACCGCACGCTCGCGCTCATCGTCGACCTCGAGACGGGCCTGCGGGGCTACGTCGTGACGCAGGACCCCGCGTTCCTGCGTCCGCACGAGCACGCGATCGCCGCCCTGCCGGCCGCGCAGCGCGAGCTGCTCGCCGCGACGGCGGGCGACGCCCGGCAGGCGGGGACGGCCCGAGCGCTCGTCGAGCGCAGCAACGCTTATCTGAGCTGGCAGCGCGATCAGCGGGTACGGGCCGAGCGCGATCCGGCGGACGCGGTGCGGATGATCGGCACGGGCGCCGGCCGGCGCCAGGTGGACGCCATGCGTGTGCTGGTCCGCGACCTGGTCCGTCGCGAGGAGCAGGTCTCGCGTGCCGAGCGCGAGCACCTGGACGCGGTCACGTCGCGTGCGATCACGCTCGCCACGCTGGGGCTGCTGGGCATTCCGCTGCTGCTCGCGGGGGTCGTGTACGCGAGCGCGACACGCGTCTCGCGTCCGCTTCAGCGCCTCTCCCGCGCGGCCCGGCGGGTGAGCGAGGGCGACCTGGAGGTGCGCGTGGAGGAGCGCGGAGAGGGCGAGATCGCGGACCTCAGCCGCGCGTTCAACGCGATGGCGCAGTCGCTCGCCACGGCGCGCGAGGAGCTGGAGGTGCACAACGCCGAGCTCGAGGCCCAGGGCGGCGAGCTGGCCGCGACCGTCGAGGAGCTCGAGGTCGAGCAGGCACGCATCCAGACGTTCCACGACGTCGTCTCCGCGTTCTCGTCCGAGGTCGAGCTCGACCGCCTCGCGCCGCTGCTGCTGAGCAAGCTGCGGGCGGCGGCGGGCGCGCGCGGCGGTGCGCTCTACGTCGCCGACCCGGTCACGCCCGAGCGTGGGCTCCGGTTGCAGGAGACCAACGCGCTGGACCCCGCGGCGCTGCCCGAGCGGTTGACGCCGGAAGCGGTCGAGCTCCACCTCGAGCGGCACCTGCTGCTGCCGCTCGCGAGCCTGGGCCGCCCGCTCGGCGCGGTCACCCTGCTCGATCCGATCTCCAAGGACCTCGCGGCGCTGCAGCGGATGGCCGACGCCGCCGGGGTCGCGCTCTCGAACGCGCTCGCGCTCGAGTCGGCGCGGCACGCGGCGGACGTCAACCGCGCGGTGCTGGAGACCGCGCACGACGCGTTCGTCGCCGTGGACGCCGACCGCCGGATCACCGCCTGGACGCCGCAGGCCGAGGCGCTGTTCGGCTACGCGGAGTGGGAGGCGCGCGGCCGGCTCGTCGACGAGCTGCTGGTCCCGGAGCGCTGGCGCGCCGGCTACCGCGCGCAGCACGCCGCGCTGCTCGACGGGGGCACGGAGACGCGTCGCTTCGAGATCCCGGCGCTGCACCGCGACGGCCGCCGGATGACCATCG comes from Solirubrobacter pauli and encodes:
- a CDS encoding right-handed parallel beta-helix repeat-containing protein — its product is MHRIFAAAVAAVLLTPAVAGAQTYPEPSEPGPVAAKPKGPFKTHTVCKQKRKCDFTTIQKAVDKAKAGDTIRVRNGTYREAVRITGSKKRYLKLIGNPKSPDKVLLLARGNMQNAVAVNQADEVTVEGFMARGYKANGFFFTNLHGYSMNHLIARQTGVYGLYAFNTIGGEILNSEAYYVNDGAFYIGQTPPQTSPVRTMVRNVKGWGSPLGFSATNMRYVTITKSKFFNNALGIAPNALDSEKFPPAEDNVIIDNDIFWNNFNFHEGTPPFPKRDSGVPALAPVGTGVILLGGRGNRIENNRIFGNYLAGVVAVESILLEKGPAEARVLRNNVISGNHWGLNGTDVNGRDVVYDGSGTNNCFSGMTSTFPADGSTFAGCGGTNAFSADVRNAMLAWTGPGALNGWVKHPHPPMSGYTPLEVFK
- a CDS encoding cupredoxin domain-containing protein, coding for MIKRSIAAAVGVAVLAATPGVDGATKKTITLGDNYYSPKRVTVAKGTTVTWRWPGFEEAGDVHDVKLKSGPKGVKKFHSEGAATDYEFKRKLTVPGTYKIVCTLHEEMTMTVKVRK
- a CDS encoding ATP-binding protein; the encoded protein is MGGIVFLLCAAMFAVVLSLVNDARDASDSLQVSNERTTAADRTLALIVDLETGLRGYVVTQDPAFLRPHEHAIAALPAAQRELLAATAGDARQAGTARALVERSNAYLSWQRDQRVRAERDPADAVRMIGTGAGRRQVDAMRVLVRDLVRREEQVSRAEREHLDAVTSRAITLATLGLLGIPLLLAGVVYASATRVSRPLQRLSRAARRVSEGDLEVRVEERGEGEIADLSRAFNAMAQSLATAREELEVHNAELEAQGGELAATVEELEVEQARIQTFHDVVSAFSSEVELDRLAPLLLSKLRAAAGARGGALYVADPVTPERGLRLQETNALDPAALPERLTPEAVELHLERHLLLPLASLGRPLGAVTLLDPISKDLAALQRMADAAGVALSNALALESARHAADVNRAVLETAHDAFVAVDADRRITAWTPQAEALFGYAEWEARGRLVDELLVPERWRAGYRAQHAALLDGGTETRRFEIPALHRDGRRMTIEVSVSPLRVGDTWQVNGFVRDIGERVAHERAREAQRAVSQALAETGSEEDVVPRILEALGRTLHWPVAVHWLPDPMADSGFRRAVEWRDPGLEGDALPVSIRIPLSAGPTGFGAFEFWQRRRVAVDPDLEEALASIGKLVTEVLERRRARAEAERLKNEFFALVSHELRTPLTSIIGYLELILEEEVGEVAEDQRQFLSIIERNARRLQRLVGDLLFVAQVEAGTLSLERSGVNLETIVLEAVEAARPRADQAGVELVADTDPLLALDGDADRLSQVVDNLVINAIKFTPAGGKVTVTAKRRDGAAVITVTDTGIGIPEDEQDRLFERFYRARSATDGEVQGIGLGLSIVRAIAHGHGGEVSLRSAPGTGTTFTVELPIPIHEVTR